The following coding sequences are from one Arthrobacter crystallopoietes window:
- a CDS encoding energy-coupling factor ABC transporter ATP-binding protein has translation MIKFRDVLVRPDFAEDAAPILSVPQLALGEQRISIIGANGSGKSTLLKLINGLVLPDAGTVDVDGRDTAKHGAAVRRKVAFVFTDPLSQLVMPTPLEDVELSLRRIHRNRTDRRNAAMEILTGFGLAALADQSIYQLSGGERQLAALASVLAVDPDVLVLDEPSTLLDLKNTLLLRDRLASLPQQVILATHDLELARDSERTLVVDSGTVVYDGDPPAAVDFYRKLCACIREPTP, from the coding sequence ATGATCAAATTCCGCGACGTCCTGGTCCGTCCCGACTTCGCCGAAGACGCAGCTCCGATCCTGTCCGTGCCGCAGTTGGCGCTCGGAGAACAGCGCATCAGCATCATCGGCGCCAACGGCTCCGGTAAATCGACCCTGCTCAAGCTGATCAACGGCCTGGTCCTCCCCGACGCCGGAACTGTGGACGTTGACGGCCGCGATACGGCCAAACACGGGGCAGCGGTACGGCGGAAAGTCGCTTTCGTCTTCACCGACCCGCTCTCCCAGCTGGTCATGCCCACGCCGCTCGAAGACGTCGAGCTGTCGTTGCGGCGGATCCACCGCAACCGTACCGATCGCCGGAACGCGGCAATGGAAATCCTGACCGGCTTCGGCCTCGCCGCCCTGGCGGACCAGAGCATCTACCAGCTCTCCGGCGGCGAGCGTCAGCTGGCGGCGCTGGCCAGCGTGCTGGCAGTGGATCCCGATGTGCTGGTGCTGGACGAGCCCTCCACCCTGCTTGATTTGAAGAACACACTGCTGCTGCGGGATCGGCTGGCCTCGTTGCCGCAGCAGGTCATCCTGGCCACCCATGACCTGGAACTGGCCCGGGACAGTGAACGCACCCTCGTCGTGGACTCAGGCACAGTGGTTTACGACGGCGATCCGCCCGCCGCCGTGGACTTTTACCGCAAGCTTTGCGCCTGCATCCGGGAGCCGACGCCGTGA
- a CDS encoding SURF1 family protein produces MYRFLFSAKWLGWLLLVALLASVCVLLGNWQMDRRDQAHDVITAIESNYDADPVDFETVPDIFAEADDAEEWTPVVLRGQYDEAGQRVVRNRPLNGRPGYEVLVPLKLESGPAVIINRGWLPIGNDVAGHPDTVPAAPEGDVTVVARVKPGESSVDRGAPEGQLASIQLDEYAAELGYPVFRGGYGLMAAENPAPAERPALMPKPAIDEGPHLSYSMQWYAFGVLFFVGYGYAARQQARMDRLQEEDEEAGYHEANPAPRPAAQKRSRKRPSAEEEEDAVLDAQGFRTDGSLLSERD; encoded by the coding sequence ATGTACCGTTTTCTGTTCAGCGCGAAGTGGCTGGGCTGGCTCCTCCTGGTCGCGTTGCTCGCCTCTGTCTGCGTGCTGCTGGGCAACTGGCAGATGGACCGCAGAGACCAGGCCCATGACGTTATTACCGCGATTGAATCCAATTACGACGCCGACCCCGTCGATTTTGAGACAGTGCCGGATATCTTCGCCGAAGCCGACGACGCCGAGGAATGGACGCCCGTGGTGCTGCGCGGCCAGTATGACGAAGCCGGCCAGCGGGTGGTGCGCAACCGCCCGCTCAACGGCCGTCCCGGATACGAGGTCCTGGTCCCGTTGAAGCTGGAATCAGGCCCGGCGGTCATTATCAACCGCGGTTGGCTGCCAATTGGCAATGACGTAGCCGGCCACCCGGACACGGTCCCGGCAGCCCCGGAGGGTGACGTCACCGTCGTCGCACGGGTGAAGCCGGGCGAATCGTCAGTGGACCGCGGCGCCCCGGAGGGACAGCTGGCATCGATCCAGCTGGACGAGTATGCAGCCGAGCTGGGCTACCCGGTCTTTAGGGGCGGCTACGGCTTGATGGCGGCCGAAAATCCCGCCCCGGCTGAGCGTCCCGCGCTCATGCCCAAGCCGGCGATCGATGAGGGCCCGCACCTCTCCTACTCCATGCAGTGGTACGCCTTCGGTGTGCTGTTCTTCGTCGGCTACGGCTATGCCGCACGGCAGCAGGCAAGAATGGACCGGCTGCAGGAGGAAGATGAAGAAGCTGGCTACCACGAGGCCAATCCCGCTCCGCGGCCGGCCGCGCAGAAGCGTTCCCGCAAGCGCCCCAGCGCCGAGGAAGAAGAAGATGCCGTGCTGGATGCCCAGGGGTTCCGCACGGATGGCTCGCTGCTGAGCGAGCGGGACTAA
- a CDS encoding biotin transporter BioY yields MPKQSAHNRNLAASDVVSGSPAAGNAPGRRSWNGTDLALIGVFAALTAASIAVPPIPAGNILGVPITLQTMVVALAGLVLGGARAFAAVGLYVLLGLVGLPIFAGYQGGLGVLAMGSAGYLLSFPFAAALIGVLARPALRRVRKLTTLTTLWLFGAATAGTVLTHLCGIVGMMLNGQLAFGAALVADLPFVPGDLVKNAAAAAIAVGIHKAFPDLLRRPR; encoded by the coding sequence ATGCCGAAGCAGTCCGCCCACAATCGGAACCTTGCAGCCTCCGACGTCGTCAGCGGCTCCCCTGCCGCCGGAAACGCACCCGGCCGCCGCTCCTGGAACGGCACCGATCTGGCCCTCATCGGCGTCTTCGCCGCGCTGACCGCCGCATCGATCGCCGTTCCCCCGATCCCGGCCGGCAATATCCTCGGTGTGCCCATAACGCTCCAGACGATGGTGGTTGCCTTGGCCGGACTGGTTCTCGGCGGCGCCCGCGCGTTCGCCGCGGTGGGACTGTATGTACTGCTTGGCCTGGTGGGCCTGCCCATTTTCGCCGGTTACCAGGGCGGCCTGGGCGTGCTGGCGATGGGGTCGGCCGGCTACCTGCTTTCCTTCCCCTTCGCGGCTGCGCTCATCGGCGTGCTGGCGCGGCCTGCGCTCCGGCGGGTCCGTAAGCTGACCACGCTGACCACGCTGTGGCTGTTCGGGGCGGCCACCGCAGGCACCGTCCTGACGCATCTGTGCGGGATCGTCGGCATGATGCTCAACGGCCAGCTGGCCTTCGGTGCCGCGCTGGTTGCCGACCTGCCGTTCGTCCCCGGAGACCTGGTCAAGAACGCCGCGGCTGCCGCGATTGCCGTCGGCATCCACAAAGCCTTCCCTGATCTGCTTCGCCGGCCCCGCTGA
- a CDS encoding ABC-F family ATP-binding cassette domain-containing protein, with protein MITVNDLELRAGARLLMDAVSFRVDKGDKIGLVGRNGAGKTTLTRVLAGEGIPAAGQVTRSGDIGYLPQDPRTPNMDQLARDRILSARGLDIVSGKLRAAQADMASENADVQAKAMRSYDRLEAEFLAGGGYAAEAEAAAISSNLALPERILNQPLKTLSGGQRRRVELARILYSGADTMLLDEPTNHLDADSISWLREFLKNHHGGLIVISHDTELLEATVNKVFLLDANRATIDIYNMNWKRYQLQRETDERARKRERANAEKKAGVLMDQANKMRAKATKAVAAQNMAKRAERLLSGLDAVRASDKVAALRFPDPSPCGKTPMTAEGLSKSYGSLEIFTDVDLAIDRGSRVVILGLNGAGKTTLLRMLAGVDSPDTGEVIPGHGLKIGYYAQEHETLDTERSVLENMRTAAPDLQDAEVRNILGSFLFSGDDVNKPAGVLSGGEKTRLALATIVASSANVLLLDEPTNNLDPASRAEILGALRNYSGAVVMVSHDEGAVEALNPERVVLLPDGVEDLWNESYLDLVTLA; from the coding sequence GTGATTACCGTTAATGATCTTGAGCTGCGCGCTGGAGCCCGTCTGCTCATGGACGCGGTGTCATTCCGTGTGGACAAGGGCGACAAGATCGGGCTGGTGGGCCGTAACGGAGCCGGCAAGACCACCCTGACCCGGGTTCTCGCCGGCGAGGGCATTCCGGCCGCAGGTCAGGTCACCCGCAGCGGAGACATTGGCTACCTGCCGCAGGACCCGCGGACGCCGAACATGGACCAGCTGGCACGCGACCGGATTCTTTCCGCCCGCGGACTGGATATCGTCTCCGGCAAACTCCGCGCCGCGCAGGCCGACATGGCCAGCGAGAATGCGGACGTCCAGGCCAAGGCCATGCGCAGCTACGACCGGCTCGAAGCCGAGTTCCTTGCGGGCGGCGGCTACGCTGCGGAGGCGGAAGCGGCCGCGATTTCCTCCAACCTGGCGCTGCCGGAACGGATCCTGAACCAGCCGCTCAAAACTCTGTCCGGCGGGCAGCGCCGCCGTGTCGAACTGGCCCGGATCCTCTATTCGGGCGCGGACACCATGCTGCTGGATGAGCCCACCAACCACCTGGACGCCGATTCCATCAGCTGGCTGCGCGAGTTCCTGAAGAACCATCACGGCGGACTGATCGTGATCAGCCACGACACCGAGCTGCTCGAAGCCACGGTGAACAAGGTCTTCCTGCTCGACGCCAACCGCGCCACCATCGACATCTACAACATGAACTGGAAGCGCTACCAGCTGCAGCGCGAAACCGATGAGCGTGCCCGCAAGCGGGAACGCGCGAATGCGGAGAAGAAGGCCGGGGTCCTGATGGACCAGGCCAACAAGATGCGTGCCAAGGCCACCAAGGCCGTCGCAGCGCAGAACATGGCCAAGCGGGCCGAGCGGCTGCTCAGCGGACTGGATGCCGTGCGTGCCAGCGACAAGGTCGCAGCGCTGCGCTTCCCGGATCCGTCTCCCTGCGGCAAGACCCCGATGACGGCCGAGGGACTGAGCAAGTCCTATGGCTCATTGGAAATCTTCACCGACGTAGACCTGGCCATTGACCGCGGTTCCAGAGTAGTGATTCTGGGACTGAACGGTGCCGGCAAGACCACGCTGCTGCGGATGCTCGCCGGGGTGGACTCACCGGACACCGGTGAGGTCATCCCCGGGCACGGGCTCAAGATCGGCTATTACGCGCAGGAACATGAAACGCTCGATACCGAACGCAGCGTGCTGGAAAACATGCGTACGGCCGCCCCGGACCTGCAGGATGCCGAAGTGCGCAACATCCTCGGCTCGTTCCTCTTCTCCGGCGACGACGTCAACAAGCCTGCCGGTGTGCTCTCCGGCGGCGAGAAAACCCGTTTGGCGCTGGCTACCATTGTTGCGTCCTCGGCCAACGTGCTGCTGCTCGACGAGCCCACCAACAACCTCGATCCTGCCAGCCGTGCCGAGATCCTAGGCGCGCTGCGCAATTACAGCGGCGCGGTCGTCATGGTCAGCCACGACGAGGGGGCAGTGGAAGCGCTGAACCCGGAGCGCGTTGTCCTGCTGCCCGACGGCGTGGAGGACCTGTGGAACGAGAGCTACCTGGACCTGGTCACGCTCGCGTAA